One genomic region from Zalophus californianus isolate mZalCal1 chromosome 14, mZalCal1.pri.v2, whole genome shotgun sequence encodes:
- the ARPC3 gene encoding actin-related protein 2/3 complex subunit 3 produces the protein MPAYHSSLMDPDTKLIGNMALLPIRSQFKGPAPRETKDTDIVDEAIYYFKANVFFKNYEIKNEADRTLIYITLYISECLKKLQKCNSKSQGEKEMYTLGITNFPIPGEPGFPLNAIYAKPANKQEDEVMRAYLQQLRQETGLRLCEKVFDPQNDKPSKWWTCFVKRQFMNKSLSGPGQ, from the exons ATGCCG GCTTACCACTCTTCTCTCATGGACCCTGACACCAAACTCATTGGAAACATGGCACTGTTGCCTATCAGAAGTCAGTTCAAAGGACCTGCCCCTAGAGAGA CAAAAGATACAGATATTGTGGATGAAGCCATCTATTACTTTAAGGCCAATGTCTTCTTCAAAAACTATGAGATTAAG AATGAAGCTGATAGAACCTTGATATATATAACTCTGTACATTTCTGAGTGTCTAAAGAAACTCCAAAAG tgcaatTCCAAAAGCCaaggtgaaaaagaaatgtatacacTGGGAATCACTAATTTTCCCATTCCTGGAGAGCCTGGTTTTCCACTTAATGCAATTTATGCCAAACCTGCAAACAAACAGGAAGATG AGGTGATGAGGGCCTACTTACAGCAGCTGAGACAAGAGACTGGACTGAGACTTTGTGAGAAAGTTTTTGACCCTCAGAATGATAAACCTAGCAAG TGGTGGACTTGCTTTGTGAAGAGACAGTTCATGAACAAGAGTCTTTCAGGACCTGGACAGTGA
- the GPN3 gene encoding GPN-loop GTPase 3, translated as MPRYAQLVMGPAGSGKSTYCATMVQHCEALNRSVQVVNLDPAAEHFNYSVMADIRELIEVDDVMEDDSLRFGPNGGLVFCMEYFANNFDWLENCLGHVEDDYILFDCPGQIELYTHLPVMKQLVQQLEQWEFRVCGVFLVDSQFMVESFKFISGILAALSAMISLEIPQVNIMTKMDLLSKKAKKEIEKFLDPDMYSLLDDSASDLRSKKFKKLTKAICGLIDDYSMVRFLPYDQSDEESMNIVLQHIDFAIQYGEDLEFKEPKEHEDDSSMFDEYFQGHQKE; from the exons ATGCCTCGGTATGCGCAGCTGGTCATGGGCCCGGCAGGCAGCGGGAAG AGCACCTACTGTGCCACCATGGTTCAGCACTGTGAAGCCCTCAATCGGTCTGTGCAAGTTGTGAACCTGGATCCTGCAGCAGAACACTTCAACTATTCCGTGATGGCTG ACATCCGGGAACTGATTGAGGTGGATGATGTCATGGAGGATGACTCTCTGCGGTTTGGTCCCAATGGAGGATTGGTATTTTGCATGGAGTACTTTGCCAATAATTTTGACTGGCTAGAGAACTGTCTTGGCCACGTAGAGGACGACTATATCCTTTTTGACTGTCCAG GTCAGATTGAGTTGTATACGCACCTGCCCGTGATGAAACAGCTGGTCCAACAGCTGGAACAGTGGGAGTTCCGAGTCTGTGGAGTTTTTCTCGTTGATTCTCAGTTCATGGTGGAGTCGTTCAAG TTTATTTCTGGCATCTTGGCAGCCCTGAGTGCTATGATCTCTCTAGAAATTCCACAAGTTAACATCATGACAAAAATGGATCTGCTGAGCAAGAAAgctaaaaaggaaattgaaaa GTTTCTAGACCCAGACATGTATTCTTTATTAGACGATTCCGCAAGTGACTTAAGaagcaaaaaattcaaaaaattgaCTAAAGCTATATGTGGACTG ATTGATGACTACAGCATGGTTCGATTTTTGCCTTACGATCAGTCGGATGAAGAAAGCATGAACATTGTGTTACAGCATATTGATTTTGCCATTCAGTATGGAGAAGACTTAGAATTCAAAGAACCAAAG GAACATGAAGATGACTCTTCTATGTTTGATGAATATTTTCAAGGACACCAGAAGGAATGA